Proteins from a genomic interval of Streptomyces sp. NBC_01445:
- a CDS encoding DUF3046 domain-containing protein, whose protein sequence is MRLTVFWQRMADHFGPGYAETFARDHVMTELGGRTVHEALDAGWEAKDVWRAVCATMNVPSENR, encoded by the coding sequence ATGCGGTTGACGGTCTTCTGGCAGCGGATGGCGGATCACTTCGGTCCTGGCTACGCCGAAACATTCGCGCGTGATCATGTGATGACGGAACTCGGTGGGCGCACCGTGCACGAAGCGCTCGACGCCGGCTGGGAGGCGAAGGACGTGTGGCGTGCGGTGTGCGCCACGATGAATGTTCCGTCGGAGAACCGCTGA
- a CDS encoding PucR family transcriptional regulator: MALSPEARSLAARCEPRVNELARRMARESFEELPGYAELPDDVKDLEVAATARHGVRLFLRSVSEPDLVQPGSLRLFRERAAQRAEEGMPLHLLLRTHAHGAYVLWRALRDAAGPGEEGALVELVDVLLQSHPGIVGAVAETYLDERSALEAEQRAQVRSLVRGLLDGMVPPGHVLLDQLRLEGPALVLALGLDADPAEGRVAVRRRLRRVQTALDHAFGVEVFALLEADGGRVIVPKDCPAPDDLVGRLAKAGGFEVRVAAVQAAGPEEVTAAARTATEILRITRACGIPAGLHRLDDVLLEYHLSRPSETSHRIAALLDPVADRPELLETLRTHLAHRQDRRATAAALGLHPNTVDNRLARIGEQTGIDLSAPRGTALAIAALLLRDAADTS, from the coding sequence GTGGCCCTGTCGCCCGAAGCCCGCTCCCTGGCCGCGCGCTGCGAACCGAGGGTCAACGAACTCGCCCGCCGCATGGCTCGCGAGTCGTTCGAGGAACTGCCCGGATACGCCGAACTCCCCGATGACGTGAAGGACTTGGAAGTCGCCGCGACCGCCCGGCACGGCGTACGGCTCTTCCTGCGCAGTGTCAGCGAGCCGGACCTGGTCCAGCCCGGCAGCCTCCGGCTGTTCCGCGAGCGCGCCGCTCAGCGGGCCGAGGAGGGCATGCCGCTGCACCTCCTCCTGCGCACCCACGCACACGGCGCCTACGTCCTGTGGCGGGCCCTGCGTGACGCTGCGGGCCCCGGTGAGGAAGGCGCGCTGGTCGAACTCGTCGACGTACTGCTGCAGTCGCACCCGGGGATCGTGGGGGCCGTGGCGGAGACGTATCTCGACGAGCGGTCCGCCCTGGAGGCCGAGCAGCGGGCCCAGGTCCGCTCCCTGGTGCGCGGCCTGCTCGACGGGATGGTCCCGCCCGGGCACGTCCTCCTGGACCAGCTCCGCCTCGAAGGGCCCGCGCTCGTACTGGCCCTCGGCCTCGACGCGGATCCCGCCGAGGGGCGGGTCGCCGTGCGGCGCAGGCTGCGTCGGGTGCAGACCGCCCTGGACCACGCCTTCGGAGTGGAAGTGTTCGCGCTCCTGGAGGCCGACGGCGGGCGGGTCATCGTGCCCAAGGACTGCCCGGCCCCCGACGATCTGGTTGGCCGCCTCGCCAAGGCCGGCGGGTTCGAGGTCCGGGTGGCCGCCGTGCAGGCGGCCGGCCCCGAGGAGGTGACCGCGGCGGCCCGCACCGCGACCGAGATCCTGCGCATCACGCGCGCGTGCGGCATCCCGGCCGGACTGCACCGACTGGACGACGTGCTCTTGGAGTATCACCTGTCCCGTCCCAGCGAGACGAGCCATCGGATAGCGGCCCTCCTGGACCCGGTGGCCGACCGGCCCGAACTCCTGGAGACCCTGCGGACCCATCTCGCCCACCGGCAGGACCGCAGGGCGACAGCTGCCGCGCTCGGCCTGCATCCCAACACGGTCGACAACCGGCTCGCCCGCATCGGCGAGCAGACGGGCATCGACCTGTCGGCTCCGCGCGGGACGGCACTCGCCATCGCCGCGCTTCTGCTGAGGGACGCGGCCGACACCTCCTGA
- a CDS encoding alkyl sulfatase dimerization domain-containing protein, with translation MTEHKERGTQHAAYADYIDRVWQGTETLLPHLTGTYSGSELVRLRDRVGFFPAFANVAAFDTGDGVVLIDSGDFRTAGQLHEAVAGFGAGPVRSVVYTHGHVDHVFGVAPFDQEADESGGPRPEVIAHEAVPARFDRYIKTADYNSWINRRQFGVPSLEWPTTYRYPDVVYRDRLTVRRGELTFELVHARGETDDHTYVWIPELRTLCTGDLFIWNAPNAGNPQKVQRYPEDWAHALRAMQELGAELLLPGHGVPVVGSDRVHQALDDTARLLESLCEQTRELMNAGHRLDAVIHGVKAPEDLLAKPYLHPAYDEPEFVVRNLWRLWGGWYDQNPAHLKPAPEADVAAEFARAAGGASALALRASELLAAGELRLASHLAETAALAAPADQEVARVRADVFAQRALQETSTMARGVFHWAAAESAAVAAGTDVQTELTRSPAGRKRAEGAISVGVVDDEDGCC, from the coding sequence ATGACCGAACACAAAGAGCGGGGCACCCAGCACGCCGCGTACGCCGACTACATCGACCGGGTCTGGCAGGGCACCGAGACGCTGCTGCCTCATCTGACGGGCACGTACTCCGGGAGTGAACTGGTGCGCCTGCGTGACCGCGTGGGCTTCTTCCCGGCGTTCGCCAACGTGGCGGCCTTCGACACGGGCGACGGCGTGGTCCTCATCGACTCGGGCGACTTCCGTACGGCGGGCCAACTGCACGAGGCGGTCGCCGGGTTCGGCGCGGGACCGGTGCGCTCCGTGGTGTACACGCACGGCCACGTGGACCATGTCTTCGGAGTGGCTCCCTTCGACCAGGAGGCCGACGAGAGCGGCGGACCGCGCCCCGAGGTGATCGCCCACGAGGCCGTCCCCGCGCGGTTCGACCGCTACATCAAGACGGCGGATTACAACTCCTGGATCAATCGCAGGCAGTTCGGAGTGCCCTCCCTGGAGTGGCCCACCACATACCGCTATCCGGACGTCGTCTACAGGGACCGTCTCACCGTGCGGCGCGGGGAGCTGACGTTCGAGCTCGTGCACGCGCGCGGGGAGACCGACGATCACACGTACGTATGGATCCCCGAACTCAGGACGCTGTGCACGGGCGACCTGTTCATCTGGAACGCGCCGAACGCGGGCAACCCCCAGAAAGTGCAGCGCTATCCGGAGGACTGGGCGCACGCCCTGCGCGCGATGCAGGAGCTCGGCGCCGAGCTCCTGCTGCCTGGGCACGGCGTTCCCGTCGTCGGCTCCGACCGCGTGCACCAGGCTCTCGACGACACCGCGCGCCTCCTGGAGTCGCTGTGCGAGCAGACCAGGGAGCTGATGAACGCGGGCCACCGCCTCGACGCGGTGATCCACGGGGTCAAGGCCCCGGAGGACCTGCTGGCGAAGCCGTACCTCCACCCGGCCTACGACGAGCCCGAGTTCGTCGTGCGCAACCTGTGGCGCCTGTGGGGCGGCTGGTACGACCAGAATCCTGCGCACCTCAAGCCCGCCCCGGAGGCGGACGTCGCGGCCGAGTTCGCACGGGCCGCGGGCGGGGCGTCCGCGCTGGCGCTGCGCGCCTCCGAGCTGCTCGCCGCCGGGGAGCTGCGCCTCGCCTCGCATCTGGCCGAGACGGCGGCTCTGGCGGCGCCCGCCGATCAGGAGGTGGCACGCGTGCGTGCCGACGTGTTCGCACAGCGTGCCCTCCAGGAGACGTCGACCATGGCCCGCGGTGTCTTCCACTGGGCCGCGGCAGAGTCGGCGGCCGTGGCCGCCGGCACGGACGTACAGACGGAGTTGACGCGCTCCCCGGCAGGACGCAAGCGGGCCGAAGGGGCGATCAGCGTCGGTGTGGTCGACGACGAAGACGGCTGCTGCTGA